A single Xiphias gladius isolate SHS-SW01 ecotype Sanya breed wild chromosome 22, ASM1685928v1, whole genome shotgun sequence DNA region contains:
- the LOC120784435 gene encoding transmembrane protein 200B: MTAASPVCSPACSRSTQSSPVCFPACHRHPREGEGLKTKLHLHSAPGVWLLLGVMVVLVGMSVAVAGYVSAAPKSVDGSRKTPAERMKLTGPVIMGVGLFIFICAATLLYENRDRDVLRRETPDDLEDLKGGNGWEDLQEQPSFGCHEQWECKDGEQGSWATPDHTLPLSNQNPGPPLPSSLPSTNRNNISSRPPLLPPPDAGGGDEEKVDRKEEEKRGKLTAPA; this comes from the coding sequence ATGACAGCAGCCAGTCCAGTCTGCAGCCCCGCTTGCTCCCGCTCTACCCAGTCCTCACCTGTCTGCTTCCCAGCATGCCACCGACACCCGAGAGAAGGCGAGGGCCTCAAGACCAAACTGCACCTGCACTCTGCCCCAGGTGTGTGGCTTCTGCTGGGTGTAATGGTTGTTCTGGTGGGGATGAGCGTGGCAGTGGCGGGCTACGTATCCGCAGCACCAAAGTCTGTGGACGGCAGCCGCAAAACCCCCGCTGAGAGGATGAAACTGACCGGGCCCGTGATCATGGGAGTGGGTCTGTTCATCTTCATCTGCGCCGCCACGCTGCTGTACGAGAACCGGGACCGCGACGTCCTCAGACGTGAGACACCCGATGACCTCGAGGATCTGAAGGGAGGGAACGGCTGGGAGGATTTGCAGGAGCAGCCCAGCTTCGGCTGCCATGAGCAGTGGGAGTGTAAAGATGGAGAGCAGGGGTCCTGGGCCACTCCAGACCACACACTCCCCCTCTCAAACCAGAACCCGggccctcctcttccttcttctctgcCTAGCACCAACAGAAACAACATCAGCAGCAGACCACCACTGCTGCCTCCTCCAGATGCAGGAGGCGGAGATGAGGAGAAGGTggacagaaaggaggaggagaagcggGGCAAGTTAACCGCGCCGGCCTAA